The Staphylococcus haemolyticus region ACAAAGCGCAAACAAGTTTATTAGCTAAAGAGGCACAAGGAGAAGACATTGCTTATAGTGTAACAATGATGCATGGTCAAGACCATTTAATGACAACACTACTGTTAAAAGATTTGATGAAACATCTATTAGAATTATATAGAAGAGAGAGTTGAATGCTATGAACAAATTAATTGCTTGGATTGAGAAAGGTAAACCGTTCTTTGAAAAAATATCTCGCAATATTTATTTAAGAGCAATTCGTGATGGATTTATTGCGGCAATCCCAATTATCTTATTCTCTAGTATTTTTATTTTAGTTACGTATGTTCCTAACGTGTTTGGTTTTACATGGAGTAAAACTATGGAAGGTATCTTAATGAAACCATATAACTACACGATGGGAATTGTTGGTTTTATTGTAGCAGGTACTACTGACAAATCGTTAACTGATTCATTTAACCGGAAACTAGATAAAACAAATCAAATTAACTTTATCTCTACGATGATGGCAGCAATGTGTGGGTTCTTATTCCTAGCAGCTGATTCTGCTAAAGATGGCGGATTTTTAAGTGCATTTATGGGAACTAAAGGTTTATTAACAGCCTTTCTTTCAGCATTTATTACTGTAATTGTCTATAACTTCTTTATCAAACGAAATATTACAATCAAAATGCCTAAAGAAGTTCCACCAAATATTTCACAAGTATTTAAGGATATATTCCCGCTATCAGCAGTAATTATTATTTTATATGCGCTAGATTTAATTGTTAGATCAACAGCACATACTAACGTAGCAAATGGCATATTAAAATTATTCGAACCATTATTTACAGCAGCAGATGGATGGGTCGGTGTAACAATTATCTTTGGTGCCTTTGCATTCTTCTGGTTTGTGGGTATCCATGGTCCATCAATTGTAGAACCAGCAATTGCAGCAATTACTTATGCTAACTTAGAAGCAAACTTACATTTAATTCAAGCTGGAGAACATGCTAATAACGTTATTACACCAGGTACTCAAATGTTCGTAGTTACGATGGGTGGTACTGGTGCAACTTTAGTCGTGCCATTTATGTTCATGTGGTTAACGAAATCGAAACGTAATAAAGCGATTGGTAGAGCATCTGTAGTACCTACCTTCTTTGGTGTAAATGAACCGATTTTATTCGGTGCACCTTTAGTGTTAAACCCAGTATTCTTTATTCCGTTTATCTTTGCACCAATTGCAAACGTATGGATATTTAAATTCTTCGTCGATGTATTAGGAATGAATAGTTTTAGTATCTTCTTACCTTGGACTACGCCAGGTCCTTTAGGTATCGTGATGGGTACTGGTTTTGCATTCTGGTCATTCGTATTAGCAATCGTCTTAATCGTAGTAGATGTTATCATTTACTACCCATTTGTAAAAGTTTATGATGAACAAATTTTAGAAGAAGAATTAGGAAATAAAGAAGCTAATAATGAATTACAAGACAAAGTGGCAGCAAACTTTGATACTAAAAAAGCAGATGCCATCCTAGCATCAGCTGGAGCATCTGAAGCTAGTCATTCCCAAACAGATCAAGGTAAAGAAGTAGCGCAACAAAGTAACATTACAGAACAAACAAATGTACTTGTATTATGTGCTGGTGGAGGAACTAGCGGATTATTAGCTAACGCTTTAAATAAAGCAGCAGAAGAATACAATGTTCCAGTTAAAGCTGCAGCAGGTGGTTATGGTGCTCACATGGATATTATGAAAGATTATCATTTAATCATATTAGCACCACAAGTGGCTTCAAATTATGAAGACATTAAGCAAGATACAGATCGACTAGGTATTAAATTAGCTAAAACACAAGGTGTTGAATATATTAATTTAACTCGAGATGGCAAAGCAGCATTAGACTTCGTTCAACAACAATTTGAAAAATAATTAGGAGATGAAAGTATAATGAAAAAATTACCAGAAGATTTTATATTCGGTGGTGCGACAGCAGCTTATCAAGCAGAAGGGTCGACTCAAACAGATGGAAAAGGTCGTGTAGCATGGGACACTTATCTTGAAGAAAACTATTGGTATACAGCTGAACCAGCAAGTGATTTCTATAATAAATATCCTATTGATTTAGAATTAAGTGAAAAATTTGGTGTGAATGGCATTCGTATTTCAATTGCATGGTCACGCATATTTCCTAAAGGATATGGTGAGGTTAATCCTAAAGGTGTTGAATACTATCATAATTTATTTAAAGAATGTCATAGAAGACATGTAGAACCATTTGTAACATTACAT contains the following coding sequences:
- a CDS encoding lactose-specific PTS transporter subunit EIIC; this encodes MNKLIAWIEKGKPFFEKISRNIYLRAIRDGFIAAIPIILFSSIFILVTYVPNVFGFTWSKTMEGILMKPYNYTMGIVGFIVAGTTDKSLTDSFNRKLDKTNQINFISTMMAAMCGFLFLAADSAKDGGFLSAFMGTKGLLTAFLSAFITVIVYNFFIKRNITIKMPKEVPPNISQVFKDIFPLSAVIIILYALDLIVRSTAHTNVANGILKLFEPLFTAADGWVGVTIIFGAFAFFWFVGIHGPSIVEPAIAAITYANLEANLHLIQAGEHANNVITPGTQMFVVTMGGTGATLVVPFMFMWLTKSKRNKAIGRASVVPTFFGVNEPILFGAPLVLNPVFFIPFIFAPIANVWIFKFFVDVLGMNSFSIFLPWTTPGPLGIVMGTGFAFWSFVLAIVLIVVDVIIYYPFVKVYDEQILEEELGNKEANNELQDKVAANFDTKKADAILASAGASEASHSQTDQGKEVAQQSNITEQTNVLVLCAGGGTSGLLANALNKAAEEYNVPVKAAAGGYGAHMDIMKDYHLIILAPQVASNYEDIKQDTDRLGIKLAKTQGVEYINLTRDGKAALDFVQQQFEK